Sequence from the Halobacteria archaeon AArc-dxtr1 genome:
GTCTTCGGGCAGCGTTTCCTTGCGATCCTCGATCACGGCGAACAGCTCGTCTAGGGTCTCCTCCATTTAGATCTCACCGGGAACGTCACGGATGTCTTCGAGTTGGGCGAACTTCTCCCTGTCGTCTCGGCCGCTCTCGAAGACCGCCGACGTGACCTTGATCGGCGCGTTGGTCCGGGCGGCGAGCGCGAGCGAGTCACTCGGTCGGGCGTCGATCACCTGCTCGCCGCGGGGCGTCTGGACGTGGAGGTCGGCGATGTACGTTCCGCCCTGGCCCTCCTCTGCCGACTCGATCCCGTTGACGACGACCCGGTCGAGCCGACCGCCGAGTTCCTCCATGACGTCCAACAGCAGGTCGTGGGTCAGCGGTCGGCCGATGTCCTCAGCTTCGAGTCCACGGGCGATGCTCGTCGCCTCGGGGAACCCGACGAAGATGGGCACGATATCGTCCTCGCCTTCGACGTCCAGAACGAGTACCGGAACCGGGCCCTGTGGAGTTCCGGCGACTCGAACCGCGTCGATAGAAGCGTCCATACCCTTCCAAGGGACGGGAACGTCAAAAGTGTGTACACGGCGACCTCTTGCATCGCTGGCCCGGATCCGGCTGCGTCTGGACGATCCGATAGCTCGGGGCGTTTGCCTCACTCGGCGGGTTCTGCGCCGACTCTCTCCCGGCCGAAGAAGGCCAGCTCGTGGAGCCGATCGTCGGTCGTCAGCTCGGGGTGGAACGCGGTGGCGACGACGGGGCCGTCGCGAACGGCCACCGGTCTGTCGTCCCACGTCGCGAGCACCTCGGCGTCGCCGACCTCATCGATGGCCGGCGCCCGAATGAAGACGGCCGGAAACGGCTCCGCAAGCCCCGTGACGTCGAGCGGGGCCTCGAAGCTGTCGCGCTGGCGGCCGAAGGCGTTTCGCTCGACGCTCGCGTCGATCAGTCCGAGTTCGTCGATCCGGTCGTCGGCGGCGTCCCGAGAGGCGACGATCAGGCCCGCACAGGTCGCGAGCAGGGGTTTACCGGCTGCGACGTGGTCACGAATCTCCGGGGCGATTTCCTCGCCGTGGATCAGCCGCGAGATGGTCGTCGACTCCCCGCCGGGCATCGCCAGCAGGTCGCAGTCGGGGACGATCCCCGCCTCGCGGATCTCGTGAACCTCGACCGTCTCGCCGCGGGCCTCGCCAGCTCGCCGGATGGCGGCTGCGTGCTCTGAGACGTCGCCCTGAACGGCGACGACGCCTGCTACCAGTGACATACGCGGGGTTAGGGAGGCGACGACAAAAAGGCCGCGTCAGGACCGTCCACATTCGGGCGAAAGCCCACCGCTATCCGGGTGGTAACACGTCGAAAAGCGAGCCGAGTTACGAGACGAACGTGAGCAGCTGTACGAGCACGCCGAGCATCACGCCCGTCGCGATGACGGTCTTCGGGTTGATGAGAATCGCGTTCGAGTCTTCCGAGTCGAAGTACCGGACGAGTCCGGCACTGGACATCAGCCCGCCGGTGTTCTGTCCTTTGTCCATGGTCGGACATACAGCGCCCGGGCACTAAGTCTTTCGACCAACCGCCGACTACTCGGTCGTCGACCGACGCTCTCCGTCTAGCGACCGTGCCACTCGCTTCCCGACGTCGAGGCCGTTCGCGAGCGCCGCGTGGATCCGACCGTCGCCGGCCACCCAGTCGCCCGCAAGGTACAGTCCCGCATCAGTGCCGGCCTCGAGCGCAGCCGAATCCGCGGCCCCGTCCGGGAGTGCATACCGCCAGCCCTGGTGGTCGGTCCACGCTGGCTCTCGAAGCCGGTCGTCGCCGACGAGTTCCACAGCGTGGGACGCCAACTGCGCCACGTTCTCCGCTGGCGGATCGTCGTAGCGGTCGGCAGACCACTCCGGGCTCGCCTGAACGATCAACACCGACTCGCCGTCAGGGACGTGGCCGGGCTTGCACTCCTCCCGGGAGAGCCAGCCCACCTCGTGGTTCTTGTCGGTGTTCACCAGCGCGTAGTAGGGCACGTCGAGGGTGAACGGGTACCCAAGAACTGCGGTCCAGATCGGTTGGTACTCGACTGCGCCGACGGCCGCCGCGAGCGTCTCGCGGCTCGGCGAGTCCCACTCCGCATCCGAAACGAGGTCGGCCGTCTGGGGCGCCGGTGGGGTCAGTACGAGCGCGTCGAACGGTCCCCAGCGTTCCCCGTCCGTATCGATCACCGACCACTCTGTCCCCTCGCGAACGAGCGTTTCGGCGCGCGTCCGGCGATGGACCGCCGCATCCGTCCGTGCGAACAGCCGTTTTGCGATCTGGGTTAGTCCCTGCTGGTAGCTCCACTTGTGGTCGTCGCGGTCGTCTCCCGGCGAGACCGTGCCCGTTTCGTCGAAGGTGTACACCGGCTCCTCGATATCTTCGAGTCCCGCCGCATCTCCCGTCTCGGTCACCAGTTCGACGACCCGCTCGTCGGCGTCTTTCAGATAGTTCGCGCCGTAGTCGTAGGTCACCGCTCCGCGCCGCCGCGTCGCCGCTCGTCCACAGACGCCGCCGGATTTTTCTATGACGGTTACGGAGGTGTCCGGCGCCTCGGTTGCGAGTGCGAATGCGATGGCGGAGCCGGCTGCCCCGGCGCCGACGATTCCGACAGAGTTCACACCGGCAGCTTCGGCCGAGAGAGTGATAAATGATCG
This genomic interval carries:
- a CDS encoding preprotein translocase subunit Sec61beta — translated: MDKGQNTGGLMSSAGLVRYFDSEDSNAILINPKTVIATGVMLGVLVQLLTFVS
- the pdxT gene encoding pyridoxal 5'-phosphate synthase glutaminase subunit PdxT, which produces MSLVAGVVAVQGDVSEHAAAIRRAGEARGETVEVHEIREAGIVPDCDLLAMPGGESTTISRLIHGEEIAPEIRDHVAAGKPLLATCAGLIVASRDAADDRIDELGLIDASVERNAFGRQRDSFEAPLDVTGLAEPFPAVFIRAPAIDEVGDAEVLATWDDRPVAVRDGPVVATAFHPELTTDDRLHELAFFGRERVGAEPAE
- a CDS encoding bifunctional nuclease family protein; amino-acid sequence: MDASIDAVRVAGTPQGPVPVLVLDVEGEDDIVPIFVGFPEATSIARGLEAEDIGRPLTHDLLLDVMEELGGRLDRVVVNGIESAEEGQGGTYIADLHVQTPRGEQVIDARPSDSLALAARTNAPIKVTSAVFESGRDDREKFAQLEDIRDVPGEI
- a CDS encoding FAD-dependent oxidoreductase, yielding MNSVGIVGAGAAGSAIAFALATEAPDTSVTVIEKSGGVCGRAATRRRGAVTYDYGANYLKDADERVVELVTETGDAAGLEDIEEPVYTFDETGTVSPGDDRDDHKWSYQQGLTQIAKRLFARTDAAVHRRTRAETLVREGTEWSVIDTDGERWGPFDALVLTPPAPQTADLVSDAEWDSPSRETLAAAVGAVEYQPIWTAVLGYPFTLDVPYYALVNTDKNHEVGWLSREECKPGHVPDGESVLIVQASPEWSADRYDDPPAENVAQLASHAVELVGDDRLREPAWTDHQGWRYALPDGAADSAALEAGTDAGLYLAGDWVAGDGRIHAALANGLDVGKRVARSLDGERRSTTE